CCCAGTCACCCATGTTGTTCTTGAAGACACCCCCAACCCCTCCTACTCTTATTTTATGGCAAGCAGCCCCATCAGTGTTTAGCTCATAGGAGCCATTTGGTGGAGGCTCCCATTTAATGTGAATTGCAGTGCTTTCCCCTTTGTCCATGTGGTAGACAACTATGTGATAGTATTCAGTAGCTCTAGCAATGGTTTGTTTAACAGGGGTGAGGTTCTTCTTTTTGTCGAAAACATTATTATTTCTTGTGAGCCATAGGCTCCAAAAGCAGAAAGGTAGAAGGGATTTCCGATCAATAGCATCATTGAAGCACATGTTCTTGACCTTGTGCCATGTTTCCTCCCAGTGAACCATTGAAAACACAAGGTGTGGATGACAAACCTGGTTTGTACACTCCTGTGTTAGGGCCAGCCAGAATGTTTTTGCATTGATGCATTCAAAGAAGATGTGGTTTATGTCTTCCACTTCAGAGGAGTAGAAATAGCATATTGGGCTTACATTTAAGCCTATGTTGTTTAGGTACTTAGTAGTGGGAAGTCTGTTGTGTTGCATCATCCAAGTGAATTTTTTTTATCTTATTAGGGACTTTTAGCATCCAAATCCAGCCAAATGAGTCCTTTTGGCTAATACTAGGGTTTAGCTCAGAACTAATGAGGTTGTAGGTTGGTTTAGAGCTAAAAAGCCCATTTTCATTGAGGTTCCAGATAACTTTATCCTCAGAGTTGCTAGAAACAGGGATGGAGGTGGAGTGTATAACACTATTAATGTCCATGGGGATGGGGTAGTGGACATCATCAAGGTTCCATTCCCCACTGTGGATGATGGAGCTTATCTTTAGAGTGAAGTAAGAGTTATGCCAAGGCCCATGGAGGATTGAGTTAAGGGGTTGCATATTGGGGATCCAGTTGTCGATAAAGAAGTTGACTCTATCCCCTGTATGGACAACCCATCTAGAGGCCTTAATACAAACCCTCCAACCTTCTTGAATGCATTGCCAAGTCCTAGTCTTAGGTTTAGCTCTAACCTGGTTACCAATACAGTGCTTCTCCATCAAGACCCTAGCCCACATTGTGTTTGTGCTCTGGTATAATCTCCAAGCTAGACTAGTCAGGCTGGCTTTGTTTTTCATGTGGGCTTTCCATGCAAATAATGATTAGGTAGGGGGAGATGGGGTCACCCTGCCTGATTCCTCTAGTAGGGTTGAAAGGCTCAGTTTGGCTCCCATTGACTAGAATGGATATGGAGCTAGAAGAGATACAGGA
This sequence is a window from Nicotiana tomentosiformis chromosome 5, ASM39032v3, whole genome shotgun sequence. Protein-coding genes within it:
- the LOC117275626 gene encoding uncharacterized protein; its protein translation is MVHWEETWHKVKNMCFNDAIDRKSLLPFCFWSLWLTRNNNVFDKKKNLTPVKQTIARATEYYHIVVYHMDKGESTAIHIKWEPPPNGSYELNTDGAACHKIRVGGVGGVFKNNMGDWVLGYIRGLPYTTSIEAELHALWSLMEQLWNPTLEHNFRELNQVADLLATEGAARKLFGRTEVLAVPPVFVNKALWAEILGTVFVRNIRANPIVMQNNDNATHESSGSQTMV